One genomic region from Oryzias melastigma strain HK-1 linkage group LG19, ASM292280v2, whole genome shotgun sequence encodes:
- the LOC112140425 gene encoding homeodomain-interacting protein kinase 2-like gives MSDHKFEVEVNSLLPSDCALYLVEKFLGEGTFGKVAKCRDLTTNQEVAIKITKPSHRDSGLFELNALAEITKLDADKYCLIKFLDWFEYRSHICIVYEMLDQSLHDFMNIREHRPLLIHEIRTIARELLISLKGLKEINMAHRDIKPDNIMLVNQASEPFRVKLIDFGLAINPTDMETGTFMQNLRYRAPEVILGLPLDERVDMWTVGYTLAWLYTGFHIHSVDSEYTVIRSLTMRQGMPDQKLLDNGLFTERFFTLTEDESTFVWKLDTPEEQIKKTGQEVKFSRCCLSYDDLKNFYQDKTKMREVKMFIKLLRQMLEIDPNKRITPEEALKHSFFTMEQPSADSEKSNSQESTSKKGHPQPEKTTVPQEPAAAPQEKSRSEIKDDEGEKSNTQAGSRKRKRSVEQSQDPEQPSLTEKAVKKSRIEIKEDIIQQEAAKSTTQSGSRKRKRGVEQNQDHDHCLQRESAVKKSRIESKEDVLQQQEAAKSNSPAGSRKRKRSVEQSQDPEPSPQTESPSKKRKTW, from the coding sequence ATGTCGGATCATAAATTTGAAGTGGAGGTTAACTCCCTTCTTCCAAGCGACTGTGCTCTCTATCTGGTGGAAAAGTTCCTTGGAGAGGGAACTTTTGGGAAAGTAGCAAAATGCAGGGATTTGACAACAAACCAAGAAGTTGCTATTAAAATCACAAAACCTTCACATAGAGACTCAggtttatttgaattaaacGCCCTGGCTGAAATTACCAAGCTCGATGCAGATAAATACTGCTTGATCAAGTTCCTCGACTGGTTCGAGTACAGAAGCCACATCTGCATCGTTTATGAAATGTTGGACCAAAGCCTTCATGACTTCATGAATATTCGCGAACACCGTCCCCTGTTAATCCATGAAATCAGAACCATTGCTAGGGAGCTGCTAATTTCCCTGAAAGGCCTGAAAGAAATCAACATGGCCCACCGTGACATTAAACCAGACAACATCATGCTGGTGAACCAAGCTTCAGAGCCTTTCAGGGTCAAACTGATTGACTTTGGCTTGGCTATAAATCCTACAGACATGGAAACTGGAACTTTTATGCAGAACCTTCGTTATAGAGCTCCTGAAGTCATTCTGGGTCTGCCCTTAGATGAACGTGTGGACATGTGGACAGTTGGGTACACTCTTGCCTGGCTGTACACGGGATTTCACATCCATTCAGTGGACTCAGAGTACACCGTCATCAGATCTTTGACGATGAGACAAGGAATGCCTGACCAGAAACTTTTAGACAATGGGTTGTTCACTGAAAGGTTTTTCACTCTGACTGAGGATGAATCCACATTTGTCTGGaagctggacacacctgaagagCAGATCAAAAAAACAGGGCAAGAAGTTAAATTCAGCCGTTGCTGCCTTTCCTATGATGATCTTAAAAATTTCTACCAAGATAAGACAAAGATGAGAGAGgtgaaaatgttcatcaaaCTTCTAAGGCAGATGCTAGAAATAGACCCAAACAAACGGATCACTCCAGAGGAAGCTTTGAAACATTCATTCTTCACTATGGAACAGCCCTCTGCTGACTCTGAGAAAAGCAATTCTCAAGAGTCGACATCCAAAAAGGGACACCCACAACCGGAAAAGACAACTGTTCCTCAGGAGCCAGCAGCTGCTCCCCAGGAAAAATCCAGGAGTGAGATCAAGGATGACGAGGGTGAAAAAAGCAACACTCAAGCTGGCTCACGAAAGAGAAAACGCAGTGTTGAACAAAGCCAGGATCCTGAACAGCCATCACTAACTGAGAAAGCAGTCAAAAAATCCAGGATCGAAATCAAGGAGGACATCATTCAACAAGAGGCTGCAAAAAGCACCACTCAATCTGGCTCACGAAAGAGAAAACGTGGTGTTGAACAGAACCAGGACCACGACCACTGTTTGCAAAGGGAGTCAGCTGTTAAAAAATCCAGGATTGAGAGCAAAGAGGACGTCCTCCAACAACAAGAGGCTGCAAAAAGCAACTCTCCTGCTGGCTCACGGAAGAGAAAACGCAGTGTTGAACAGAGCCAGGATCCTGAACCAAGTCCACAAACTGAGTCACCaagtaaaaagaggaaaacttgGTAG